The Primulina eburnea isolate SZY01 chromosome 13, ASM2296580v1, whole genome shotgun sequence genome includes a region encoding these proteins:
- the LOC140810143 gene encoding LOW QUALITY PROTEIN: protein DCL, chloroplastic-like (The sequence of the model RefSeq protein was modified relative to this genomic sequence to represent the inferred CDS: deleted 2 bases in 1 codon) translates to MALIPFSNPPPIGAFRRNSISQNLTASPFLLSFPFNSPRLRISFTIKAGSSGVARRRRRGSDFLRKPAVSHSADEMPEKASGKVGGGGGDAWVDWEDQILEDTVPLVGFVRMILHSGKYESGDRLSPEHEKIILERLLAYHPEYRKKIGCGVDYITIGYHPDFEGSRCLFLVRKDGELVDFSYWKCLKGLIQTNYPLYADSFILRHFRKRRRND, encoded by the exons ATGGCTTTAATTCCTTTTTCGAATCCTCCACCAATCGGTGCCTTTCGAAGAAATTCCATCTCACAGAAcctaactgcatctccatttttgttatcttttccatTCAATAGTCCAAGATTGCGTATTAGTTTTACGATAAAGGCCGGGTCGTCCGGAGTGGCGAGGAGACGGCGGCGT GGGTCGGATTTTCTGAGGAAGCCTGCTGTGTCACACTCTGCTGATGAAATGCCGGAGAAAGCAAGTGGGAAAgtgggtggtggaggtggtgatgCCTGGGTGGATTGGGAGgaccagattttggaggataccGTGCCGCTGGTGGGCTTTGTGAGAATGATCCTGCATTCTGGAAA ATATGAAAGTGGAGATAGATTGAGTCCAGAACACGAGAAAATAATTCTTGAGAGGTTGCTTGCATATCACCCTGAGTATAGAAAGAAGATTGGATGTGGAGTTGATTACATCAcg ATTGGGTACCATCCTGATTTTGAGGGTTCGAGATGTTTATTCCTAGTCCGTAAAGATGGAGAATTGGTGGATTTCTCCTACTGGAAATGCTTGAAGGGTTTGATCCAGACAAATTATCCTCTATACGCTGACAGTTTTATTCTCAGACATTTTAGAAAGCGCAGACGTAACGACTGA
- the LOC140810141 gene encoding THO complex subunit 5B-like isoform X1, which translates to MYEKNHYVKAIKACKYFRTKYPDIDLGPEEEFFSNATEEIKSPVLSTDSNHDLILKRLNYEQFQRKELCKLRDKLEQQKKVLQETIANRKKFLSSLPSHLKALKKASLPVQHQLGVLHTKNLKQQQLAELLPPPLYVTYSQLFAHKEAFGENIELEITGNIKDALAFTRRLANKDTATSTNLENSKLEDDVPDEEEDDGQRRRKRPKKVPGMENLDQSGIYQSHPLKVSLHIHDDEASNSNSAKLITLKFEYLIKLNVVCVGVEDSDEVLPNSILCNLFPDDAGLELPQQSAKLCIGNSCSFDERRTLRPYKWAQHLAGIDFLPEVSPLVSVTEDPNMETVKHSSILSALSLYRQQNRVETVVQRIRARKKSQLALE; encoded by the exons ATGTATGAGAAAAATCACTACGTCAAAGCTATAAAAGCTTGCAAATATTTCAGGACTAAGTACCCCGACATTGATCTTGGACCTGAGGAAGAGTTTTTCTCGAATGCTACAGAGGAGATAAAAAGCCCTGTATTATCAACTGATAGCAACCATGACTTGATACTTAAAAGGCTCAACTATGAGCAATTCCAG CGTAAAGAATTATGTAAGCTACGCGATAAATTGGAACAACAAAAGAAAGTTCTTCAAGAGACCATTGCTAACAGGAAAAAGTTCTTATCAAGCCTCCCTTCACACCTCAAAGCTCTCAAGAAAGCATCCTTGCCTGTGCAGCATCAGTTAGGTGTTCTGCACACCAAGAATCTGAAGCAGCAGCAATTAGCAGAATTGCTTCCACCTCCTTTATACGTGACCTATTCTCAATTATTTGCTCACAAGGAAGCCTTTGGAGAGAATATTGAACTGGAGATTACTGGAAATATTAAGGACGCTTTGGCTTTTACCCGCCGGCTGGCAAACAAGGACACTG CTACATCTACGAACTTAGAGAATTCAAAGTTAGAAGATGATGTGcctgatgaagaagaagatgatgGTCAACGGAGGAGAAAGCGACCAAAGAAGGTTCCAGGCATGGAAAATCTTGACCAGTCTGGAATATATCAGAGTCATCCTCTGAAAGTTTCCCTACACATCCATGATGATGAGGCTTCCAATTCAAACTCGGCAAAACTTATTACCTTGAAGTTTGAATACTTGATAAAGTTGAATGTCGTGTGTGTAGGAGTGGAGGATTCTGATGAAGTtcttccaaatagtatattgtGTAACTTGTTTCCTGATGACGCTGGTCTTGAGCTCCCTCAGCAG TCAGCCAAGCTCTGCATTGGAAATTCTTGTTCATTTGATGAAAGGAGAACTTTACGACCATACAAATGGGCTCAGCATTTGGCAGGCATTGATTTTTTGCCAGAGGTGTCTCCACTGGTTTCAGTTACTGAAGATCCAAATATGGAAACTGTTAAGCACTCTTCCATTTTATCGGCTCTGTCATTGTATCGTCAGCAGAATAGGGTTGAGACAGTTGTGCAAAGGATTCGTGCTCGGAAAAAGTCGCAGCTGGCTCTTGAGTGA
- the LOC140810141 gene encoding THO complex subunit 5B-like isoform X2, which yields MYEKNHYVKAIKACKYFRTKYPDIDLGPEEEFFSNATEEIKSPVLSTDSNHDLILKRLNYEQFQRKELCKLRDKLEQQKKVLQETIANRKKFLSSLPSHLKALKKASLPVQHQLGVLHTKNLKQQQLAELLPPPLYVTYSQLFAHKEAFGENIELEITGNIKDALAFTRRLANKDTENSKLEDDVPDEEEDDGQRRRKRPKKVPGMENLDQSGIYQSHPLKVSLHIHDDEASNSNSAKLITLKFEYLIKLNVVCVGVEDSDEVLPNSILCNLFPDDAGLELPQQSAKLCIGNSCSFDERRTLRPYKWAQHLAGIDFLPEVSPLVSVTEDPNMETVKHSSILSALSLYRQQNRVETVVQRIRARKKSQLALE from the exons ATGTATGAGAAAAATCACTACGTCAAAGCTATAAAAGCTTGCAAATATTTCAGGACTAAGTACCCCGACATTGATCTTGGACCTGAGGAAGAGTTTTTCTCGAATGCTACAGAGGAGATAAAAAGCCCTGTATTATCAACTGATAGCAACCATGACTTGATACTTAAAAGGCTCAACTATGAGCAATTCCAG CGTAAAGAATTATGTAAGCTACGCGATAAATTGGAACAACAAAAGAAAGTTCTTCAAGAGACCATTGCTAACAGGAAAAAGTTCTTATCAAGCCTCCCTTCACACCTCAAAGCTCTCAAGAAAGCATCCTTGCCTGTGCAGCATCAGTTAGGTGTTCTGCACACCAAGAATCTGAAGCAGCAGCAATTAGCAGAATTGCTTCCACCTCCTTTATACGTGACCTATTCTCAATTATTTGCTCACAAGGAAGCCTTTGGAGAGAATATTGAACTGGAGATTACTGGAAATATTAAGGACGCTTTGGCTTTTACCCGCCGGCTGGCAAACAAGGACACTG AGAATTCAAAGTTAGAAGATGATGTGcctgatgaagaagaagatgatgGTCAACGGAGGAGAAAGCGACCAAAGAAGGTTCCAGGCATGGAAAATCTTGACCAGTCTGGAATATATCAGAGTCATCCTCTGAAAGTTTCCCTACACATCCATGATGATGAGGCTTCCAATTCAAACTCGGCAAAACTTATTACCTTGAAGTTTGAATACTTGATAAAGTTGAATGTCGTGTGTGTAGGAGTGGAGGATTCTGATGAAGTtcttccaaatagtatattgtGTAACTTGTTTCCTGATGACGCTGGTCTTGAGCTCCCTCAGCAG TCAGCCAAGCTCTGCATTGGAAATTCTTGTTCATTTGATGAAAGGAGAACTTTACGACCATACAAATGGGCTCAGCATTTGGCAGGCATTGATTTTTTGCCAGAGGTGTCTCCACTGGTTTCAGTTACTGAAGATCCAAATATGGAAACTGTTAAGCACTCTTCCATTTTATCGGCTCTGTCATTGTATCGTCAGCAGAATAGGGTTGAGACAGTTGTGCAAAGGATTCGTGCTCGGAAAAAGTCGCAGCTGGCTCTTGAGTGA